In a genomic window of Nomascus leucogenys isolate Asia chromosome 4, Asia_NLE_v1, whole genome shotgun sequence:
- the IMPACT gene encoding protein IMPACT isoform X2, with translation MAEGDAGSDQRQNEEIEAMAAIYGEEWCVIDDCAKIFCIRISDDIDDPKWTLCLQVMLPNEYPGTAPPIYQLNAPWLKGQERADLSNSLEEIYIQNIGESILYLWVEKIRDVLIQKSQMTEPGPDVKKKTEEEDVECEDDLILACQPESSVKALDFDISETRTEVEVEELPPIDHGIPITDRRSTFQAHLAPVVCPKQVKMVLSKLYENKKIASATHNIYAYRIYCEDKQTFLQDCEDDGETAAGGRLLHLMEDWIVFFLRF, from the exons ATGGCTGAGGGGGACGCAGGGAGCGACCAGAGGCAG aatgaggaaattgaagcaatGGCAGCCATTTATGGCGAGGAGTGGTGTGTCATTGATGACTGTgccaaaatattttgtattagaaTTAGCGACGATATAGATGACCCCAAATGGACACTTTGCTTGCAG GTGATGCTGCCGAATGAATACCCAGGTACAGCTCCACCTATCTACCAGTTGAA TGCTCCTTGGCTTAAAGGGCAAGAACGTGCGGATTTATCAAATAGCCTTgaggaaatatatat acagaatatCGGTGAAAGTATTCTTTACCTGTGGGTGGAGAAAATAAGAGATGTTCTTATACAAAAATCTCAAATGACAGAACCAG GCCCAGatgtaaagaagaaaactgaagaggAAGATGTTGAATGTGAAGATGATCTCATTTTAGCATGTCAGCCGGAAAGTTCGGTTAAAGCATTGGATTTTGATATCAGTGAAACTCGGACAG AAGTAGAAGTAGAAGAATTACCTCCGATTGATCATGGCATTCCTATTACAGACCGAAGAAGTACTTTTCAGGCACACTTGGCTCCAGTAGTTTGTCCCAAACAG GTGAAAATGGTTCTTTCCAAATTGTATGAGAATAAGAAAATAGCTAGTGCCACCCACAACATCTATGCCTACAG AATATATTGTGAGGATAAACAGACCTTCTTACAGGATTGTGAGGATGATGGGGAAACAGCAGCTGGTGGGCGTCTTCTTCATCTCATGGAG